GCCGCATCGTGGCGATCGACATGCGCGGCCAGTTCGAGACCAAGGGCCCCGACGACCCGGCCGCCTACACCTGCGAGGCCCTCGGCGACGACATCGACCACGTGGCCGCGGCTGTCGGCGGCGGCGAACCCGTCCACCTGGTCGGCCATTCCTTCGGCGGCCTCGTCACCCGGGAGACCGTGATCGGCGGCGCCACCAAACTGGCGTCGTACACCCTCATGAGCTCGGGCCCCGCCGCCATCACCGGCCAGCGCGAGAAGCTCTGCCGCGCACTGCTCGGCGCGCTCCCCGAGGTCGGCCTGGAGAACATCTGGGCCACCCGCATGGAGCCCGACGCCATCGCCGCCGGGGTGCCCGACGACATCCTGTCGTTCCTGCGCACCCGGATGTTCGCCAACTCCCTCATCGGCCTCACCACCATGGCCCGGCAGATCCTCGACGCCGTGGACCGCGTGGACGATCTGCGCGCCGTGGACCTCCCCACTCTGGTCCTCTACGGCGAGCACGACGACGGCTGGCCCCCCGGCTCGCAGTCCGAGATGGCCGACCGCCTGGACGCCGACTGCTTCGTCGTCCCCGGCGCGGCCCACTCCCCCGCCGTGGAGGCTCCGGAGACCACGGCCCACACCTTGACCCGCTTCTGGAACCAGTCGGAGCGTCACCTGCTCCACAACCCCTGAGTCCGGCTACTCCTCGGCCAGCACCAGTGCCAGCAGACCGGGGAAGCGCGCGTCGAACTCCGGCCTGCGCAGCCGGTTGAGGCGCCGCGGCCCGCTGTCGAGCTGTTCCAGCAGCCCCGCGGCGCGGAGCACGGCGAAGTGGTGGCTCGCGGTGGCCTTGGACACCGGGAGGTCGAAGGCGCCACAGGGCCTGGTGAAGTCGGGCCAGGTGGAAAGCTCGCGCACGATGGACCGCCGCACCGGGTCGGCGAGAGCGTCCAGCGCGTCCTGAAGCGTCACCTCGGCGGGATCGGTGTGCACCGGCGTCCGGCTGCGGCGTAACGTGGCCTGCTTGACGATGGCGGGCCTCCCATCGGGTTCGGGGACGAAGCCGTGATCGTATCCGTCGTCAAGGGATACGCACGTGGACTTCCGGCGGTTCGCCCGATCCGTAGTTTAGGGAAGCATCCATGACCATGTCGGCATATTGGGATGTTTCATCCCGTGCGCCGCCGGCTCTTCCCGTCCCGGCGTCTGGACGGCTCGCTCATGACGCCGGAGACAGCGAGAAATCGCCTCAAGCCAGGCAGTATTTTGTCAGATTTGTCCGATTAGTGTTTTATGTGAACGATGCGAGAGGAACGGTCGGGTCGCCATCCTCCCGCAGGTGAGGGCCCGGTCGACCTGCAGCCGGACCTACGGGAAATCCGTTATAGCGGCCTGCGTTACGTGCCTGTTCGACCCTCCTGCGCCATGTTATGGTGCGGAGGCAGCCAGGACATCTGCCATATGCGCCGCCAAATTCTGCATTTCTCGCCACTCATGCCGATTCGCATGAGGGTGCGGCATGGCTCGACCCACCACCATGACCTCTCCGGGCTGCCCGAAAACGCGGCGGCCGTCAGTTTTGGAGCGTGACAATGCCGAACGGCATGATCCACACCTCCGAGGACGCCTTACGCGACCTCAAGACCAAGCAGACGTACACCATCCCGTCCAAGCTCAGGGGACGTCCGGGGGGCACCCTCGTGACGTACACGCTCGCCCCGGACAAGACGGTCGACAGCATCACCCCCGGCCTCGTCGGGAAGCTCGACGGCGACGACGCGGTCGACGACGCGACCGAGCAGCGCGTGCCTCTCGGTGCCGCGCTGCGGAACGTCTACCCTGACGGCATCCAGGTCCGCCTCTACGGCACCAGCACCAAGATCATCGCGTTGGACCCGCTTGGTCGCGTCATCGGCGGCAAGGACCGCCGGATCGACCTCGTGGACCCGTCGCACGCCGCCCCCGACAACCTGTCGGAGCTCGGCGTCTCGGTCGAACAGGACTCCGACGACAAGTCCGACGACGACCCGGATCAGGTGTACTACTACGTCGGAAAGAAATCGGCCTGGACCACACGGATCCAGACCTGCACCGCGCTCGCCATGTGGAGCCGCTCGGCCGGACTCTCGTATCTGTCCCACGCCGACGCCGCCACACCCTCAGAGACGATCGCGAAGGAGATGACACGGTTCTTCGAGGCCGCGGCGGCCACCGATGCGGACCTCTCGGCGAGCGGCGAGCTCAGCGTCTTCCTCTTCACCGCATCGGACACGCCGGCCAGCAGGTTCAGCTCGCTGGAAACGACCTTTCTCGCACTGAACCACATCAAGGGAGAATACGCGCGCTACTTCTTCGAGCGGGCCAAGTGCCATATCGTCGGCCACAGAGACGCCGTCGTGGTCTCGAGCACCGCACGACCCAAGGTTCTCCGTCCCTACGCCGACTACGTGCCGTACCTGCTGACCCGTTACGCCGAGCGCGGCGAGGAACACATCCGCGGCATCCTCATCGACGTCCTCAGGACCGCCGAACCGAACCGCGACTTCGAGCCCCAGGCGTACAAAGCCGCCAAGAAAGCCGGTACCGAGCACAGAGATCTGCAGCGGCTTCTGTACACCGTGGCCGGCTACAGCGAACAGGAGGCGGCGGAGCGCTGGGATCTGTGACCAGGAGACCCTAGACCGGCTCCCCGAGAATCAACCGCCGATGAAGGTCCTGCAGCCCCTCAGGCAGCTCCTCCGGAGCGAACCACCCGGCCTCCAGGACCTCCATCGGATCGATCCGCAACGTGCCACCCACGTACCGTGCCTCGTACGCGATCTCCAGCCGCATCCGGTACCCGCTCCGCAGATACGCCGGCCGCCCCACCTTCACGTCGAGCCCCGTCTCCTCCCGCACCTCCCGGACGACGGTCTCCTCGAAAGTCTCCCCGCGCTTGGCGTACCCCCCGGGCAACCCCCATGGCCGCGCCACCGGCCACAACCGATGCTTCAGCAGCAGCACGTTGCCGTCCGCGTCCCGCACGACCCCCGTGACCCCGACGACGAACTTGGCGTGCCGCAGGTAGACGACCCGCCACTGCAGCGGCCCGGCCATCGAGTGCCAGACCCGTGCGACGAGCCGCTTCACGTGGTGCCTCCCGCGAGGTGTAGGAATGCGCCGTAAGAATGTTTCCGGGGTGGGACTATGACAGATCTCGAGAATGTCACGGTGCAGGCGCCTTCGTCGGTGAGTTGGGTGGTGCATGTCTCCCGGGCCATGTGGGTGGGGGGTGTGCGGGGGCTGATGTTGCAGGCGTTGCATCCTTCGGCCATGCGGGGGGTGTGGCAGAACTCGGACTTCCGGGAGGATCCGGTCGGGAGGCTGCTGCGGACGGCCGACTTCGTGGGGAGGGTGACGTTCGGGAGTCCTGCCGAGGCGGAGGCGGTCGGGGAGCGGGTGCGGCGGGTGCATCGGGGGTTGCGGGTGCGGGAGCCCTCCGGGGTGGTGGGGCGGGTGGACGAGCCGGAGCTGCTGCTCTGGGTGCACTGCGCGGAGGTGGCGTCCTACCTGGAGACGGTGGTGCGCGCTGGGGTGCGGCTGAGCAGGGAGCAGGCCGATCGTTATCTGCTGGAGCAGCGGCGGAGCGCGGCTTACGTGGGGTTGAGGGAGGAGGACGTGCCGGGATCTCTCGGGGAGATGCGGGACTACTTCCGGCGGACGCGGCGGCGGCTCGATGTGACGCCTGAGGCGGCGGCCGCGGTGCGGTTCCTGGTCTCGCCGCGCGTGCCGGAGAGGTTGCGCCTGCTGCGGGTGGCGAAACCGTTGTACTGGCCGTTCGGAGCGTTGTGTTACTACACGTTGCCGGGGTGGGCCCGGCGGATGTACGGGTTCCTGCCGGAGGTGCCGCAGGCGGGGGTCACGGTCGCGCTGCGGGGGTTCAGGCAGGCGCTCGAGACGGTGCCTGAGCCACTGTACGAGAAGGTGTTCATGCCGACGACCCGCGAGATGCTCGACGGGGCTCGAGAACGGCTGGCGGCGGCGGGGTACGACGTGAGCGCGGGGCTCAGGGGGCTGCGGGACCCGCGCCGCCGGCTCTGATCTCGCCGTCCTCGCTCAGGTCGGCCAACCCCTCCCAGGGCTGGCGTGCCGGCCCGGCGGCCCGGCCTTCGGAGCAGTGGCGGCGGAAGTCGCACCAGGAGCAGATGGGGCCCGGACGTGCGGGGAAGCGGTCGTCGAGCGGAGGGGCCGCGGAGTCCTCGGCGCGGAGGGAGCGGTAGTCCTCGTCTGCCTTGGCGGCCTCCTCGGCGATGTCCTCGGCGCGGGACAGGTGGCGGCGCAGGGTGTCGGGGGTGTGGGTCCAGGTGGCCACCGAGGCGGTCGGCAGGTGGTGTAACTCGACCCGGTGGCAGGAGCGGTGCAGGACCCGGGACGCGCAGACGGCGTAGACGGCCAGCGCCAGGGAGGTGCGTGCGTCGTCCTCGGTGAGGGGACGGCGGCCGGTCTTGTAGTCGACGATGACGAGCTCGTCGCCGCGCCGGTCGATGCGGTCGACCCGGCCGGAGACGGCGATCACGGACGTGCGGGTCGCCACGGTGCGCTCGACGCCGACCGGCTCGTCGGACGGGTCCAGGGTGCCGGTGTACGACATCACCATGTCGCGCGCGCGGTCACGCCACTCGGTGGACTGCTCCTGGTCGCGGAAGCCGTCGGTGAGCCAGCCGCGGGTCAGCAGGACGCCGGCCACGGCGGGGGTGCGGCGCTCGTACGGCTCGCGCCACCACGCGGCGAGAGCGTTGTGCACCGACGCGCCGACGCTGTTGTGGGCCCACGGCGGGCCCTTCTGCGGCGCGGGCCGGTCGAGGTAGGTGTAGCGGTAACGCCTCGGGCAGTCCAGCCAGGTGTTCAGCCGGGACGGAGTGCACGAGTAGAGCCGCCTCGGCATGCCTTCGAGTTCGAGACCGAGTTGCCCCACGGCGTGCTGTGACTCCTCTCAGCGGTACCGCCGGGCCCGTGGCACGTACGGGACCCGGACGGTGAACGGGTGGCTCAGTCGTCGTCGAGGCCGAGCTTGATGCCGGAGACCTTGGTGCCGTCCGCCAGCGGGCCCTCCGCGGCGGCGGTGGTCTGGCCGGTCAGCGAGCCCGAGAGCCAGTCGTCGAACAGGGGCTCCAGGTCGCCGACGGTGGTCTCCTCGCCGTGCGCCGGCAGCACCCTGGTGTCGTGCGGCAGGGTGAACAGCCGCTCGCCGATGGCGGTGAGCTGGTCGGCCAGCGCGGGGTACTCCCCGTCGACCTTGCCGGGACCGTCGGCCAGCAGCGTCTTGCCGGTGAAGACGACGCCGAGCGCCTCGACGT
The window above is part of the Sphaerisporangium rubeum genome. Proteins encoded here:
- a CDS encoding alpha/beta fold hydrolase; the encoded protein is MSTPRFLTLPPGVRQQTIETPVGAFAALEAMPLHGVPERLPALLVPGFTGSKEDFIAVLQTLAHAGRRIVAIDMRGQFETKGPDDPAAYTCEALGDDIDHVAAAVGGGEPVHLVGHSFGGLVTRETVIGGATKLASYTLMSSGPAAITGQREKLCRALLGALPEVGLENIWATRMEPDAIAAGVPDDILSFLRTRMFANSLIGLTTMARQILDAVDRVDDLRAVDLPTLVLYGEHDDGWPPGSQSEMADRLDADCFVVPGAAHSPAVEAPETTAHTLTRFWNQSERHLLHNP
- a CDS encoding helix-turn-helix domain-containing protein, with the protein product MHTDPAEVTLQDALDALADPVRRSIVRELSTWPDFTRPCGAFDLPVSKATASHHFAVLRAAGLLEQLDSGPRRLNRLRRPEFDARFPGLLALVLAEE
- a CDS encoding NUDIX domain-containing protein, whose amino-acid sequence is MKRLVARVWHSMAGPLQWRVVYLRHAKFVVGVTGVVRDADGNVLLLKHRLWPVARPWGLPGGYAKRGETFEETVVREVREETGLDVKVGRPAYLRSGYRMRLEIAYEARYVGGTLRIDPMEVLEAGWFAPEELPEGLQDLHRRLILGEPV
- a CDS encoding oxygenase MpaB family protein; translated protein: MTDLENVTVQAPSSVSWVVHVSRAMWVGGVRGLMLQALHPSAMRGVWQNSDFREDPVGRLLRTADFVGRVTFGSPAEAEAVGERVRRVHRGLRVREPSGVVGRVDEPELLLWVHCAEVASYLETVVRAGVRLSREQADRYLLEQRRSAAYVGLREEDVPGSLGEMRDYFRRTRRRLDVTPEAAAAVRFLVSPRVPERLRLLRVAKPLYWPFGALCYYTLPGWARRMYGFLPEVPQAGVTVALRGFRQALETVPEPLYEKVFMPTTREMLDGARERLAAAGYDVSAGLRGLRDPRRRL
- a CDS encoding PD-(D/E)XK nuclease family protein, producing MPRRLYSCTPSRLNTWLDCPRRYRYTYLDRPAPQKGPPWAHNSVGASVHNALAAWWREPYERRTPAVAGVLLTRGWLTDGFRDQEQSTEWRDRARDMVMSYTGTLDPSDEPVGVERTVATRTSVIAVSGRVDRIDRRGDELVIVDYKTGRRPLTEDDARTSLALAVYAVCASRVLHRSCHRVELHHLPTASVATWTHTPDTLRRHLSRAEDIAEEAAKADEDYRSLRAEDSAAPPLDDRFPARPGPICSWCDFRRHCSEGRAAGPARQPWEGLADLSEDGEIRAGGAGPAAP